In Oryza sativa Japonica Group chromosome 2, ASM3414082v1, the following are encoded in one genomic region:
- the LOC4329625 gene encoding trafficking protein particle complex subunit 12, whose protein sequence is MAEAAAAASNSTPASPPPPPAAAAALGLPDLSVPYDLATRGQWKSLLSHLDDASHPRHRLLLSALSALSLAKLRRYADAAALIASLRPDPGCPPPPFLLRLLHALLPLFLPADRPLALDRLYTLLSSVRARPDASHPEWRRRESLVTSLLAADHLAHREFDVALALLASVAALDPGNPAVLSRLGYAHLQIGNLAAAAAAFRHVESVAGGDPAHASLLARNRALECVVAKDYAAAVREYERCIEADAADAVAVNNKALCLMYSRDLGDAIKVLEAALEGHPTAALNETVVVNLCSMYELAFVNHADVKRSLTDWIARVAPDDFDPSCTRM, encoded by the coding sequence AtggcggaggccgccgccgccgcgtccaactCCAcccccgcctcgcctcctcctccgcccgccgccgccgccgcgctcggcctccccgACCTCTCCGTGCCCTACGATCTGGCGACGCGCGGGCAGTGGAAGTCGCTGCTCTCCCACCTCGACGACGCGTCGCACCCGcggcaccgcctcctcctctccgcgctCTCCGCCCTCTCGCTCGCCAAGCTCCGCCGCTACGCGGACGCCGCGGCGCTCATCGCCTCGCTCCGCCCGGACCCgggctgcccgccgccgcccttcctcctccgcctcctccacgcCCTGCTCCCGCTCTTCCTCCCCGCCGACCGCCCCCTCGCCCTCGACCGCCTCTAcaccctcctctcctccgtccGCGCCCGCCCCGACGCCTCCCACCCGGAGTGGCGCCGCCGCGAGTCCCTCGTCacgtccctcctcgccgccgaccacctcgCCCACCGCGAGTTCGACGTCGCCCTCGCGCTCCTCGCGTCCGTCGCGGCGCTGGACCCGGGCAACCCGGCGgtcctctcccgcctcggctACGCCCACCTCCAGATCGGCaacctcgccgctgccgcggccgcGTTCCGCCACGTGGAgtcggtggccggcggcgacccggcCCACGCCAGCCTCCTCGCCCGCAACCGCGCGCTGGAGTGCGTGGTGGCCAAGGactacgcggcggcggtgcgggagtACGAGCGGTGCATCGAGGCGGACGCCGCGGACGCGGTGGCCGTGAACAACAAGGCGCTGTGCCTCATGTACTCGCGCGACCTCGGCGACGCGATCAAGGTGCTCGAGGCGGCGCTGGAGGGCCACCCGACGGCGGCGTTGAACGAGACGGTGGTGGTGAACCTGTGCAGCATGTACGAGCTCGCCTTCGTCAACCACGCCGACGTCAAGCGCAGCCTCACCGACTGGATCGCCAGGGTCGCCCCCGACGACTTCGACCCCTCCTGCACTCGCATGTAG
- the LOC107278049 gene encoding uncharacterized protein → MQRQFRVVKSNKTKYMVVCETEGCTFRLHGHVPKYESYRIVSKLQEHSCLIRDTRESHRNLIAAYVANKYYNEIIEGDDLPVQHIIKLVEKGEQYTISYHKAWRAKQKAMEKRYGTFEEAYDTLPQMLNILKSRNPGTNVAVQDRESIRPPNYLVMQRAFFAFGACIHVFQCSRLVLCVDGTFLNGKYRGQISTAVGADANNQIILVAFAFVESENYESWLWFLQLLKWGVVQKRTSICIIHNRNAGLLKAIKELQEDGDGAYY, encoded by the coding sequence ATGCAAAGGCAGTTCAGGGTTGTGAAGTCTAACAAGACTAAGTACATGGTCGTCTGTGAGACGGAAGGTTGCACCTTCCGTCTTCATGGTCACGTGCCAAAGTACGAGTCTTACCGGATTGTGTCCAAACTGCAGGAACACTCCTGTCTGATTCGGGACACTAGGGAGTCGCACCGCAACCTGATCGCGGCATACGTCGCGAACAAGTACTACAATGAAATTATTGAAGGTGATGACCTGCCTGTGCAGCACATAATAAAACTGGTGGAGAAAGGTGAACAATACACAATTAGTTACCACAAGGCTTGGAGAGCGAAGCAGAAGGCCATGGAGAAAAGATATGGGACATTTGAGGAAGCATATGACACTCTGCCACAGATGCTTAACATTCTAAAGAGCAGGAACCCTGGGACCAATGTTGCTGTCCAGGATCGGGAGTCAATTCGTCCTCCAAATTATCTTGTGATGCAACGGGCATTCTTTGCATTCGGAGCATGCATTCATGTGTTCCAGTGCTCGAGGCTGGTGCTGTGTGTCGACGGTACTTTCCTAAATGGGAAGTACCGAGGCCAGATATCAACAGCTGTTGGTGCGGATGCGAACAACCAGATAATTCTAGTagcttttgcttttgttgaaAGCGAGAACTATGAAAGCTGGTTGTGGTTCTTGCAACTTCTAAAGTGGGGAGTGGTGCAAAAACGCACATCGATATGCATCATCCATAACCGGAATGCCGGTCTGTTGAAGGCAATCAAAGAGCTCCAGGAGGATGGTGATGGTGCATACTACTAG